In one window of Synergistes jonesii DNA:
- a CDS encoding MurR/RpiR family transcriptional regulator — translation MSWQKINENLDNLPSAQKNVASYMLMNKEKSIFMTAAELGHNSGSSEASAIRLATTLGYANFPDFIKSLQLEAQEQLTTMERLQHHKLIPYKGGYVANIIARDLELTKNALSVDNGNDVAIKRMAAEICEADAVYLIGLRSARCLVFYMEYYLSWFFPKIFIPSYDNFGNYITAAPKSSLIIGISFPRYTRQTVECLAFAKSSGFKTAAITDSMRSPLLKEADIYVTAPCSHIAHIDSLLIPIGLINALLIEVAEHLGPKTLHRLEELEDIWKEMDTYY, via the coding sequence TTGAGTTGGCAGAAAATTAACGAAAATCTGGACAATCTACCCTCGGCGCAGAAAAATGTGGCCTCCTATATGTTGATGAACAAAGAGAAATCTATCTTCATGACTGCGGCGGAGCTTGGGCATAACTCCGGCTCCAGCGAAGCCTCAGCGATCCGTCTGGCGACCACGCTCGGATACGCGAATTTTCCCGATTTCATTAAATCGCTGCAGCTGGAAGCCCAGGAGCAGTTGACAACGATGGAACGACTGCAGCATCATAAGCTGATACCTTACAAAGGCGGCTATGTCGCCAACATAATCGCCCGCGACCTTGAACTTACAAAAAACGCTTTGTCCGTCGACAACGGCAATGATGTGGCAATCAAAAGGATGGCTGCGGAGATATGCGAAGCGGACGCCGTCTATTTGATCGGACTAAGAAGCGCGCGCTGTCTTGTGTTTTATATGGAATATTATCTTTCGTGGTTTTTCCCTAAGATTTTCATTCCCTCGTACGATAATTTCGGCAATTATATTACAGCGGCCCCTAAGAGCAGTTTGATTATCGGTATAAGCTTTCCGCGTTATACAAGACAGACTGTGGAATGCCTTGCCTTTGCTAAAAGCAGCGGCTTCAAAACAGCTGCGATCACAGATTCTATGCGTAGTCCGCTGCTGAAAGAAGCTGACATTTATGTTACCGCGCCGTGTTCACACATAGCGCATATAGATTCTTTATTGATCCCAATCGGGCTGATAAACGCTCTTCTTATAGAGGTAGCTGAACATCTCGGCCCCAAAACGCTCCACCGTTTGGAAGAGCTGGAGGATATCTGGAAAGAAATGGATACCTATTACTGA
- a CDS encoding aminotransferase class III-fold pyridoxal phosphate-dependent enzyme: MHQYLFPRSFKTNYLEADYGDGLYIYDKAGKKYLDGCSGALISNLGHRNKDIIAAVEKQFAKLEFAHPSRWRTDIAEEAAAAVAETAPGDLDNVWFVSGGSEAVETALKLARQYYVERDGEGSGKHVTIGRWNSYHGSTIGTMAVAGSMARRRMFLPLFKESPKIPSTYCYRCHFCKRYPQCGLLCAHALEEMIQIIGPQYISSFIAEPIVGSTAGAVVPPDEYWPMLREICDRYDILLIADEVMTGCGRTGKNFCVDHWNVVPDIIATAKGMAAGYMPTGGIIARNHLIEAIKNGSGAFMHGHTYNGNPMSAAAVAAVFRYMKEHKVVENAAKMGELLGAGLKKIGEGSAIIGEVRGKGLMWGFEVVKDKASKEPFEKKLAAANVVTRACIEEGLIIYPSSGQITGTGGDNFMIGPPLVITEPQVKELLEKLKAGIEKAENAIAK, from the coding sequence ATGCATCAATATTTGTTTCCGCGCAGTTTTAAAACCAACTATTTAGAAGCCGACTACGGCGACGGGCTTTACATCTACGACAAAGCCGGCAAGAAATATTTGGACGGCTGTAGCGGAGCTCTCATATCAAACCTTGGACATCGCAATAAGGACATAATTGCCGCGGTGGAAAAACAATTCGCTAAGCTGGAATTCGCACATCCTTCGCGCTGGCGCACCGATATCGCCGAGGAAGCGGCGGCAGCGGTGGCCGAGACCGCTCCCGGCGACCTTGACAACGTCTGGTTTGTCAGCGGCGGCAGCGAAGCCGTTGAAACAGCCTTAAAACTGGCGCGGCAATATTATGTTGAACGTGACGGCGAAGGCAGCGGTAAGCATGTCACTATAGGCCGGTGGAACTCCTATCATGGCAGCACTATCGGTACTATGGCCGTAGCCGGTTCGATGGCGCGCCGAAGAATGTTTTTACCGTTGTTTAAAGAATCCCCCAAGATCCCCTCCACCTATTGCTACCGCTGCCATTTCTGTAAGCGGTATCCGCAATGCGGATTGCTCTGTGCCCACGCCCTTGAAGAAATGATCCAAATAATCGGGCCGCAGTACATATCCTCGTTCATTGCGGAACCGATCGTCGGCTCCACGGCGGGAGCCGTCGTTCCTCCTGACGAATATTGGCCTATGCTTCGCGAAATTTGCGACAGGTATGACATCCTTCTCATAGCGGATGAAGTGATGACCGGTTGTGGTCGTACCGGCAAGAATTTCTGTGTGGACCATTGGAACGTCGTACCGGATATAATCGCCACCGCTAAAGGCATGGCCGCCGGCTACATGCCAACTGGCGGTATCATCGCCAGGAACCATCTAATAGAGGCGATCAAAAACGGCAGCGGAGCTTTCATGCACGGGCACACCTATAACGGCAACCCAATGAGCGCTGCCGCCGTAGCCGCCGTATTTAGATATATGAAGGAGCATAAAGTCGTGGAGAATGCCGCGAAGATGGGAGAGCTGCTGGGAGCAGGACTGAAAAAGATCGGCGAAGGGAGCGCCATTATCGGCGAGGTCCGCGGTAAGGGGCTGATGTGGGGATTTGAGGTGGTAAAAGACAAAGCTTCGAAGGAACCTTTCGAGAAAAAACTCGCCGCCGCGAACGTCGTGACCAGGGCCTGTATTGAAGAGGGACTTATCATCTATCCCAGCAGCGGACAGATAACCGGAACCGGCGGAGACAACTTTATGATAGGACCACCGCTGGTAATCACCGAACCCCAGGTGAAAGAGCTATTAGAAAAACTGAAAGCCGGCATCGAAAAAGCGGAAAACGCTATCGCTAAGTAA
- a CDS encoding TAXI family TRAP transporter solute-binding subunit, protein MKSSRILISIVISALFASAAFATTFVTIGSGGVGGTYYPLGGVMAELLTKGNVDIKATSRSTAASKENCRLVASNKAQIGMTMGSTLYQAYTGTEAFKDDGKLPLLTLMHMYAAPQHLVTTTRTGIKKFEDIKGKRVSLGAQGGGDQLLSLMILEAAGMDPDKDLRKQQLSQPEAVTALKDGNIDAVFFNFAVPGSAVMEIAAVRDVVLIPLPDDVIAKVTKKHPFLMPYTITKGSYSKQDLDVKTIADGNFLVVNERLPEKAAYDMVKIFIEKKEDIMKVTPQAVDFTPQKSGVGIIPFHKGAAKYFKEKGVSVETK, encoded by the coding sequence ATGAAGAGTAGCAGAATTCTAATAAGCATAGTTATTTCAGCGCTATTTGCTTCGGCGGCGTTTGCTACGACATTTGTGACGATCGGCTCCGGCGGGGTCGGAGGTACCTATTATCCGCTGGGCGGGGTGATGGCCGAGCTGCTCACGAAAGGAAACGTCGATATCAAGGCGACGTCGCGCTCGACGGCGGCATCAAAGGAGAACTGCCGTCTGGTAGCATCCAACAAAGCCCAGATAGGGATGACGATGGGGTCGACGCTCTATCAGGCATACACGGGGACAGAGGCATTCAAAGACGACGGCAAGCTGCCGCTTTTGACGCTGATGCATATGTATGCCGCGCCGCAGCACCTGGTAACGACGACCAGAACGGGGATCAAGAAATTTGAGGACATTAAAGGAAAAAGGGTCTCGCTCGGCGCACAGGGCGGGGGGGATCAGCTTCTCTCCCTGATGATACTCGAAGCGGCGGGAATGGACCCTGACAAGGACCTTCGCAAACAGCAGCTTTCGCAGCCGGAAGCGGTAACTGCGCTTAAAGACGGGAATATCGACGCCGTCTTCTTCAACTTCGCGGTCCCCGGCTCCGCGGTCATGGAGATCGCGGCCGTCCGCGACGTGGTGCTCATACCCCTCCCCGATGACGTGATCGCGAAGGTCACGAAGAAGCACCCGTTCCTCATGCCCTATACGATAACCAAAGGCTCATATTCAAAGCAAGATCTGGATGTCAAGACAATCGCCGACGGTAATTTCCTCGTCGTGAACGAGAGGCTGCCGGAGAAGGCGGCATATGATATGGTGAAGATATTCATCGAGAAAAAAGAGGATATCATGAAGGTGACACCGCAGGCAGTAGATTTTACTCCGCAAAAGTCTGGAGTCGGCATCATCCCGTTCCACAAGGGAGCGGCCAAATACTTCAAGGAAAAGGGCGTAAGCGTAGAAACGAAATAA
- a CDS encoding TRAP transporter permease, with product MTDDSGKKSTPRTETERVIVFDPEESKKRMLSGYQYYLVAGIAIIASIFHLYTAAFGLFDAMTQRSWHWMFMGSLLFLCYPMSQKRGSKTRIEWLDWILAGALVIGCANILYNYEAIALREGAAIPSDIYIGIIMVFLVIEGTRRSMGWPLPIMAIVAILYGIFGPYMPGILAHGGFNLDELAPFLYLRTDGIFGVPLGVSASFIFLFILFGAFLSSSGAGQFFIDLAVAVAGRSQGGPGKAAVVASGLMGTVSGSSCGNAVTTGAFTIPLMKQAGYKSEFAGAIVACASTGGQVMPPVMGAAAFVMAQFLGVSYWEIVVAAAIPATLYFISIMAMVHFRAGKKRMARLDKDNLPKVSTVLRKGAHLLLPIVALIVFLATGYSPTMAVFWSIIAIIVFSWLGDKEHRMTPKKIVAALISGGTGAIEVAAACACSGIVIGVIAITGVGLAFSSFVLSLSYGILPLALILTMIGSIILGMGVPTTAQYIITSTLAAPALAQMGVPMMSAHLFCLYFGVLADVTPPVALATYAASGIAKSNPIKTGFTALITAAAGFLVPFMFVYNPYLLLQGDAPHVLIGCVTALIGILGLSAGVQGYLVNDLNIVERLFLFCVPFLIIYPTLMSNLIGVAIIAAIYTTQRINLKKKDLARKGGIS from the coding sequence ATGACTGACGACTCAGGCAAAAAAAGCACTCCTCGCACAGAGACCGAAAGAGTCATCGTCTTTGACCCGGAAGAGAGCAAAAAAAGGATGCTGTCCGGATACCAGTACTATTTGGTTGCCGGGATTGCAATAATCGCTTCCATATTCCACCTTTATACGGCGGCTTTCGGACTTTTCGACGCAATGACACAGCGATCGTGGCACTGGATGTTCATGGGTTCACTCCTGTTCCTATGCTATCCAATGTCGCAGAAACGCGGCTCAAAGACTAGAATAGAGTGGCTTGACTGGATACTGGCAGGCGCGCTCGTCATCGGATGCGCCAACATTCTCTACAATTACGAGGCAATAGCTCTGCGCGAAGGGGCGGCGATACCCTCAGATATCTATATAGGCATAATAATGGTTTTCCTTGTCATTGAAGGCACACGTCGCTCGATGGGATGGCCGCTGCCTATAATGGCCATCGTCGCTATACTCTATGGCATATTTGGTCCTTATATGCCGGGCATTCTGGCACACGGGGGATTCAATCTAGATGAATTGGCGCCGTTTCTTTATCTGAGGACGGACGGTATTTTCGGTGTTCCTCTCGGAGTATCCGCCTCATTCATATTCCTGTTTATTCTCTTTGGAGCGTTCCTCAGCTCGTCAGGAGCCGGGCAGTTCTTTATAGACCTTGCCGTCGCGGTCGCCGGAAGGAGTCAAGGGGGGCCCGGTAAAGCCGCCGTTGTCGCAAGCGGCCTGATGGGCACCGTATCTGGGAGCTCATGCGGAAACGCCGTCACCACCGGTGCATTTACCATCCCTCTTATGAAACAGGCAGGATATAAATCTGAATTCGCCGGGGCCATCGTCGCCTGTGCATCAACGGGAGGACAGGTAATGCCCCCGGTCATGGGGGCGGCGGCCTTCGTCATGGCGCAATTCCTCGGCGTATCGTATTGGGAGATCGTCGTCGCAGCGGCGATACCGGCAACCCTTTACTTCATTTCCATAATGGCAATGGTCCATTTCCGGGCTGGGAAAAAACGTATGGCACGTCTCGATAAAGACAACTTACCCAAGGTGAGCACCGTCCTGCGTAAAGGCGCGCATCTGCTGCTGCCGATAGTGGCGCTGATAGTATTTCTCGCGACAGGCTATTCACCGACTATGGCCGTCTTCTGGTCGATCATCGCGATAATAGTTTTCTCGTGGCTCGGAGATAAGGAGCACCGCATGACTCCCAAGAAGATCGTCGCGGCGCTGATCTCCGGCGGTACGGGAGCAATAGAGGTGGCGGCCGCCTGCGCCTGCTCCGGCATCGTCATCGGGGTCATCGCCATAACAGGAGTGGGTCTGGCATTCTCTTCGTTTGTTCTCAGTCTTTCATACGGGATCCTTCCGCTTGCGCTCATTTTGACGATGATAGGCTCGATCATACTGGGAATGGGGGTCCCTACAACGGCACAGTATATCATCACCTCGACCTTGGCTGCCCCGGCGCTCGCACAGATGGGGGTCCCGATGATGTCGGCGCATCTTTTCTGTCTATACTTCGGAGTATTGGCAGACGTCACGCCGCCTGTGGCGCTGGCCACCTACGCGGCTTCCGGCATTGCCAAATCCAACCCCATCAAGACCGGATTCACGGCGCTCATCACAGCAGCCGCCGGCTTCCTGGTCCCTTTCATGTTCGTCTATAATCCCTATCTGCTCTTACAGGGAGACGCGCCGCATGTACTGATCGGCTGCGTTACGGCGCTGATCGGCATTCTGGGGCTGTCGGCCGGGGTACAGGGATATCTGGTCAACGACCTCAATATCGTCGAGCGGCTATTTCTGTTCTGCGTTCCATTTCTGATAATATATCCGACCCTGATGAGCAATCTGATCGGCGTCGCGATAATCGCGGCAATCTATACGACGCAGCGGATCAATCTTAAGAAAAAGGACCTTGCAAGAAAAGGAGGAATCTCGTAA
- a CDS encoding CoA transferase subunit A has translation MPKKIIKPVLSAQEAVKCVKRGDSVMVGGFNYGGIPYTLTDALYDQGTDQLTLISNDTIYEFCGQGKLVAGGRCKKVIASHVGLNKTTGRLFHEGKMELELFPQGTYVEKIRAGGAGLGGFLTPTGVGTVVEDGKKVLEVGGKKYILELPLTADVALIRAFRADRMGNLTYTGTNKNFNPTMATAAKIVIAEVDEVVNVGELDPNNIATQGILVDMLVLKGDSVYASRT, from the coding sequence ATGCCTAAAAAAATCATTAAGCCTGTGCTCTCCGCACAGGAGGCCGTGAAATGTGTAAAGAGAGGAGACTCCGTTATGGTCGGCGGCTTCAACTATGGCGGTATCCCCTACACGCTTACGGACGCACTTTACGACCAAGGGACGGATCAACTGACGCTGATATCCAACGATACAATCTACGAATTCTGCGGACAGGGAAAACTTGTGGCCGGCGGGCGCTGCAAAAAGGTGATCGCATCCCATGTGGGGCTCAACAAGACGACAGGACGCCTCTTCCACGAGGGAAAGATGGAGCTTGAGCTCTTCCCCCAGGGGACTTATGTCGAGAAGATCAGAGCAGGCGGAGCAGGGCTTGGAGGATTTCTCACTCCTACCGGCGTCGGCACTGTGGTCGAAGATGGGAAAAAGGTGCTTGAGGTAGGCGGGAAAAAATATATTCTCGAGCTGCCGCTCACGGCCGACGTTGCCTTAATAAGAGCTTTCCGAGCCGATCGTATGGGGAACCTTACTTATACTGGGACGAACAAGAACTTCAATCCAACGATGGCAACTGCGGCAAAGATCGTGATCGCCGAAGTGGATGAAGTTGTGAATGTCGGTGAACTGGATCCCAACAATATAGCGACACAAGGCATCCTTGTGGACATGCTGGTACTGAAAGGAGATTCTGTCTATGCTTCCAGAACTTGA
- a CDS encoding 3-oxoacid CoA-transferase subunit B yields the protein MLPELDEKLVRERIAKRIAMEFEEGEVVNLGIGIPTLVADYIPEGKHIIFQAENGAIGIGPPPAVPNYKCIGAGGRFISLLPGGSFFSSDISFGLIRGGHVDATVLGTLEVDQRGDLANWWIPGKSVPGMGGAMDLVVGARRVYVAMTHVTKKGAPKILKKCTLPLTAVGVVDMIVTEFAVFTIKDGKVTLIEIAPEVTPEQIRENTEADYEVAEELGVYRGLEVV from the coding sequence ATGCTTCCAGAACTTGATGAAAAGCTTGTCAGAGAGCGCATAGCAAAGAGAATAGCTATGGAATTCGAGGAGGGAGAGGTGGTCAACCTCGGCATCGGGATCCCAACTCTTGTAGCTGATTATATTCCGGAGGGAAAGCACATAATATTTCAAGCTGAAAACGGAGCCATCGGAATCGGACCGCCGCCGGCCGTTCCGAATTACAAATGTATCGGGGCCGGGGGGCGCTTTATCAGCCTGCTGCCAGGAGGGAGCTTCTTCTCAAGCGATATCAGCTTTGGACTTATCAGGGGAGGGCATGTCGATGCCACCGTACTGGGGACGCTGGAAGTAGACCAGAGGGGCGACCTCGCGAACTGGTGGATTCCCGGCAAAAGCGTGCCGGGAATGGGAGGGGCGATGGATCTTGTCGTCGGAGCCCGGCGGGTCTATGTGGCGATGACCCACGTCACAAAGAAAGGCGCTCCTAAAATATTAAAAAAATGCACATTGCCGCTGACGGCGGTAGGCGTTGTGGACATGATTGTTACGGAATTCGCCGTCTTTACGATAAAGGACGGAAAGGTAACACTGATAGAGATAGCTCCTGAGGTTACGCCGGAACAGATAAGGGAGAATACGGAAGCTGACTATGAGGTAGCGGAAGAACTTGGCGTTTATCGGGGATTGGAGGTCGTATAA
- a CDS encoding thiolase family protein, with amino-acid sequence MEKAVILSACRTAGGKFGGQFKNFSATDLGAAALKEAVLRSSAPLESVEEVILGNGWQAGVGANPARNAMYKAGIPVNVPAFTVNIRCGSGLRTVMLAADRIRLGDAKAILAGGMESATNTPYLLPNARWGFRMGKQEALDALHADGFQCPLAGALMGEITEDYVIPEFSITREEQDEFSYYSHKKAAAAIEQRLFKDEIVPVILKDKKKGELTLDTDEIPRRDISLEALAKLPTIFKKDGGTITAGSSSALCDAGSAVFVAGAGWAKANGLKPMAEIMSYAVTATDPQHFPIAPVDAMQKALDRAGMSIKEMELIELNEAFAAQVIACHRKIPFEMERLNIHGGAISLGHPIGASGAKILTTLIYSLIHQDKEVGMASACIGGGQAVAMVVRRIK; translated from the coding sequence ATGGAAAAGGCTGTGATTTTAAGCGCATGCCGTACGGCTGGAGGGAAATTCGGAGGACAGTTCAAAAACTTTTCCGCTACGGATCTGGGAGCGGCCGCGCTCAAGGAAGCCGTTCTTCGCTCCAGCGCGCCGCTTGAATCGGTGGAAGAGGTCATTCTGGGCAACGGTTGGCAGGCCGGAGTGGGAGCCAATCCGGCGCGTAACGCAATGTATAAGGCCGGGATCCCCGTAAATGTTCCCGCCTTTACCGTCAATATTCGCTGCGGTTCGGGGCTGCGCACCGTAATGCTGGCCGCCGACAGGATACGCCTCGGCGACGCGAAGGCGATTCTTGCCGGCGGCATGGAGAGCGCCACCAACACCCCCTACCTCCTGCCAAACGCCCGCTGGGGGTTCCGAATGGGTAAACAGGAGGCGCTTGACGCATTGCACGCCGACGGTTTTCAGTGCCCGCTGGCAGGCGCGCTCATGGGAGAGATAACAGAGGATTACGTTATACCAGAGTTTTCCATTACGCGCGAAGAGCAGGACGAATTTTCATATTACAGCCATAAAAAGGCGGCGGCGGCCATAGAGCAGAGATTGTTTAAAGATGAAATTGTACCTGTTATCCTGAAGGATAAGAAAAAAGGCGAATTGACCCTGGATACGGACGAAATACCGCGCAGGGACATTTCGCTGGAGGCTTTGGCTAAATTGCCGACAATATTTAAAAAGGATGGAGGTACGATAACGGCTGGTTCAAGCTCAGCACTTTGCGACGCCGGAAGCGCGGTGTTCGTCGCCGGAGCCGGATGGGCAAAGGCGAACGGCCTCAAACCGATGGCCGAAATAATGAGCTACGCCGTGACGGCGACAGACCCGCAGCATTTCCCGATCGCTCCCGTGGATGCGATGCAAAAGGCGCTTGACAGGGCCGGAATGAGCATAAAAGAGATGGAGCTGATCGAACTCAACGAAGCTTTCGCGGCCCAGGTGATAGCCTGTCATCGCAAAATACCATTTGAGATGGAGCGGCTCAACATACACGGAGGAGCCATTTCGCTGGGACATCCCATCGGGGCCAGCGGTGCGAAGATATTGACGACGCTGATATACAGCCTCATTCATCAGGACAAAGAAGTAGGCATGGCCAGCGCCTGTATCGGCGGCGGGCAAGCTGTGGCGATGGTAGTCAGGAGAATAAAATGA
- a CDS encoding hemolysin family protein, with protein sequence MSSDIAGSIILLAVLMVFSMYFSMTETSITAAGKGKLLAMADDYPQSRNGFLWLADNIAKAINVTLIGNNLVNIGASAAATSVAISLFGAAGPFFAVAVMTVLIVIFCEILPKNIAIAKREGVLLICLPFLRALNFLLTPVTFLLQTILKAIGKVVGMDLISYSSLISREEIDHIVRESGATGGLEEGERKMIHGVIAFEDTRVSEVMAPRTDMFAIEEGDGTEEAVKIFLESGHSRIPVYKEDLDNITGILYAKDLLAPLAHGDRDITIGKIMRKPLYVPETMKTDEALDIMKKSRKHLAIVVDEYGGTAGIVTLEDLIEEIVGDIQDEYDKETPEIIKEGRDAYVVQGQVNLEDLAEALNYPFDTIFEDVDTLAGMILEITGNFPSSGQVVKYGPWEIKALNVQNHRILEAKIKYVGEEGEDEGERQPEGR encoded by the coding sequence TTGAGTTCCGACATAGCCGGCAGTATTATCCTGCTCGCGGTGCTTATGGTGTTTTCGATGTATTTTTCGATGACGGAGACATCCATCACGGCGGCAGGCAAAGGAAAGCTTCTGGCGATGGCCGACGACTACCCGCAGAGCAGGAACGGCTTCCTGTGGCTCGCGGACAACATCGCCAAAGCGATAAACGTTACCCTCATCGGAAACAACCTTGTAAACATCGGCGCTTCCGCCGCGGCGACCTCCGTCGCGATATCCCTGTTCGGCGCCGCGGGGCCGTTCTTTGCCGTCGCGGTGATGACGGTGCTGATCGTCATCTTCTGCGAAATCCTTCCCAAAAACATCGCGATCGCCAAGAGGGAGGGCGTGCTGCTCATCTGCCTGCCCTTTCTGCGCGCGCTCAACTTCCTGCTCACTCCCGTTACCTTCCTGCTTCAGACGATTTTGAAGGCCATAGGCAAGGTAGTCGGGATGGACCTCATATCCTACAGCTCCCTCATTTCGCGCGAGGAGATAGACCACATCGTCAGAGAGAGCGGCGCGACAGGCGGCCTCGAGGAGGGCGAGCGCAAGATGATTCACGGCGTCATCGCCTTCGAAGACACGCGCGTCTCCGAAGTAATGGCGCCGCGTACGGACATGTTCGCGATAGAAGAGGGCGACGGGACGGAGGAAGCGGTGAAGATATTCCTCGAAAGCGGGCACTCGCGCATCCCGGTCTACAAAGAGGACCTCGACAACATCACGGGCATCCTCTACGCGAAGGACCTCCTCGCGCCCCTCGCACACGGAGACAGGGACATCACGATAGGAAAGATCATGAGGAAGCCCCTTTACGTCCCTGAGACGATGAAAACGGACGAGGCCCTCGACATCATGAAAAAATCTCGCAAGCACTTGGCGATAGTCGTAGACGAATACGGCGGGACGGCGGGAATCGTCACGCTTGAAGACCTGATCGAAGAGATAGTGGGCGATATCCAGGACGAGTACGACAAGGAGACGCCGGAAATAATAAAGGAGGGCAGGGACGCCTACGTCGTGCAGGGACAGGTGAACCTTGAGGACCTGGCCGAAGCGCTGAATTATCCGTTCGACACGATATTCGAGGACGTGGACACGCTAGCCGGCATGATTCTTGAGATCACCGGCAACTTCCCGTCGAGCGGGCAGGTCGTAAAATACGGCCCGTGGGAGATAAAAGCGCTCAATGTGCAGAACCACCGCATACTCGAAGCAAAGATCAAATACGTCGGGGAAGAGGGAGAAGATGAGGGCGAAAGGCAGCCGGAGGGGCGCTGA
- a CDS encoding FAD:protein FMN transferase, with protein MKKLLIAFAVLLFIALVIVTARGRISFGGKTEEADGEYFRLGTIVRLRLFGKDKKFLEGELERADAEIARLEALFSANAADSEVRRAGGEWVRVSPETYELLRRALEIAEETNGAFDPAIGRITGLWKIGTEEARVPGAEEIRAALPRCGYRNISLKEEDGARFIKLSKGARIDLGAIAKGRAADILAKKLCEDGVKSALIDLGGNLALVGAKPDGKAWRLGIQDPGKARGEYFGVVETSDGSVVTSGPYERFFEKEGVRYHHIFDPETGYPAKSEFSSVTVADRDSTKADALCTAFFVMGHARAEKYLEKHKEIAAIFLLDGENRILITDAARGLFTPTDKSFSLESIGKGKK; from the coding sequence ATGAAGAAACTTCTTATAGCCTTCGCCGTGCTCTTGTTCATAGCTTTAGTGATCGTCACAGCCCGCGGGCGCATATCCTTCGGCGGCAAGACGGAAGAGGCCGACGGCGAATACTTTCGCCTGGGCACGATAGTGCGGCTTCGCCTCTTCGGCAAAGATAAAAAATTTCTCGAAGGCGAGCTCGAGCGGGCCGACGCCGAGATCGCGCGCCTTGAGGCGCTCTTTTCGGCGAACGCCGCGGATTCGGAGGTGCGCCGCGCCGGCGGCGAATGGGTCAGGGTCTCCCCCGAGACATACGAGCTCCTGCGGCGCGCGCTGGAAATCGCCGAAGAAACGAACGGAGCTTTCGACCCAGCGATAGGTAGGATAACGGGCCTCTGGAAGATAGGCACGGAAGAGGCGCGCGTGCCGGGCGCGGAGGAAATCCGCGCGGCGCTGCCGCGCTGCGGGTATAGAAATATTTCCCTAAAAGAAGAAGACGGCGCGCGCTTCATAAAGCTCTCAAAGGGCGCACGCATCGACTTAGGCGCTATAGCTAAGGGACGAGCAGCGGACATTTTGGCGAAAAAGCTATGCGAAGACGGCGTAAAGAGCGCGCTTATCGATCTCGGCGGCAACCTTGCGCTGGTCGGCGCAAAGCCGGACGGAAAAGCGTGGCGGCTGGGGATTCAAGACCCGGGCAAAGCCCGCGGCGAATATTTCGGCGTCGTAGAGACGTCGGACGGCTCGGTCGTAACCTCTGGCCCCTACGAAAGATTTTTTGAAAAGGAGGGCGTCCGTTACCACCACATCTTCGATCCGGAGACGGGGTATCCGGCAAAATCAGAATTTTCGTCCGTCACTGTGGCGGACAGAGATTCGACGAAGGCCGACGCGCTCTGCACCGCCTTCTTCGTGATGGGGCACGCGCGCGCGGAAAAATATCTTGAAAAGCACAAAGAGATCGCCGCTATATTCCTGCTGGACGGCGAAAATAGGATATTGATAACGGACGCGGCGCGCGGGCTCTTCACGCCGACCGACAAATCATTCTCCCTCGAGAGCATCGGGAAAGGGAAGAAATGA
- a CDS encoding NusG domain II-containing protein, producing MRRGDKIMAAVTAAGSIMMIAGALLQQSGGKSAEGSKTAEILVNGKREYVVPLNRPRELLIETPEGFNIIRIDRGGAAIISADCPDGACMRMGRITKEGSGAVCLPHRVVVRIKGAGRGKVDSVSW from the coding sequence ATGAGGCGCGGAGACAAAATCATGGCCGCCGTCACCGCCGCCGGCTCTATTATGATGATCGCGGGGGCGCTGCTTCAGCAGAGCGGCGGCAAAAGCGCGGAGGGTAGCAAGACGGCCGAGATACTCGTCAACGGCAAAAGGGAGTACGTCGTCCCGCTGAATAGGCCGCGCGAGTTGCTGATAGAGACGCCCGAGGGCTTCAATATAATAAGGATTGACCGCGGCGGCGCGGCGATAATCTCCGCGGACTGTCCGGACGGCGCGTGCATGAGGATGGGACGCATAACGAAAGAAGGAAGCGGCGCGGTCTGCCTGCCGCACCGCGTAGTCGTGCGGATCAAGGGAGCGGGCAGGGGCAAGGTCGACAGCGTGAGCTGGTAG